In Malania oleifera isolate guangnan ecotype guangnan chromosome 8, ASM2987363v1, whole genome shotgun sequence, a single window of DNA contains:
- the LOC131162430 gene encoding uncharacterized protein LOC131162430 isoform X1 — MEGNLCAGNNNMIPAAASYGGLEFPGSVRINHHRQHPYSHHQQQQTQPRQSATTHPPMHEAFPLAMGSMQDFEQQTITMANNKRGERERGKHLMSDDEELSFVEDAVTDGHNEVSRSKKGLGSPWHRVKWTDKMVRLLVTAVSYIGEDAASDFGVGGRRKCVVLQKKGKWKSISKVMAEREFFVSPQQCEDKFNDLNKRYKRLNDVLGRGTSCQVVENPALLGLMDHLSEKEKDEVRKILSSKHLFYEEMCSYHNGNRLHLPPDPALQRSLQLALRSRDDHENNDVKRHLQEDFDDDNQDAEMDDFDEVEENHALRGDNGGPCGVPLGSTKRMKQSQSHEYVSFENPSNSQDCIGSSQSHLHISHADMNKPFSEGAQATWLQNLRVYSLQLEEQRLQIQAEMLDLEKQRSEWQRFSRKYDCDLDKLRMENARIKIENENMDLELKQKELGADSFKMSAWP; from the coding sequence ATGGAGGGCAATCTATGTGCAGGTAATAATAACATGATTCCGGCTGCTGCTTCTTATGGCGGTTTGGAGTTCCCAGGTTCAGTTCGAATTAACCATCATCGTCAACACCCGTATTCTCATCATCAACAACAGCAGACGCAGCCTCGTCAGAGTGCTACTACCCATCCCCCCATGCATGAGGCGTTTCCCCTTGCAATGGGAAGCATGCAAGATTTTGAGCAGCAGACTATAACCATGGCCAATAATAAgcggggggagagagagagagggaaacatTTGATGAGTGATGATGAGGAATTGAGCTTTGTTGAAGATGCCGTTACAGATGGTCACAATGAAGTGAGTAGATCAAAGAAGGGGCTGGGATCCCCCTGGCACCGTGTAAAATGGACTGACAAGATGGTAAGACTTTTGGTTACTGCTGTTTCTTACATAGGTGAGGATGCTGCCTCTGATTTCGGTGTTGGGGGGAGAAGGAAATGTGTAGTTCTACAGAAAAAGGGTAAATGGAAATCGATCTCCAAGGTCATGGCTGAAAGGGAATTTTTTGTTTCCCCTCAGCAGTGTGAGGATAAATTCAACGATCTTAATAAAAGGTACAAGAGACTTAATGATGTTCTTGGGAGGGGCACATCTTGCCAAGTTGTTGAGAACCCAGCACTTTTGGGTTTGATGGATCACTTATCTGAGAAAGAAAAAGATGAAGTCAGGAAAATTTTAAGCTCCAAGCATCTGTTTTATGAAGAGATGTGCTCTTATCATAATGGGAACAGATTGCATCTGCCCCCTGATCCAGCATTGCAGCGTTCACTGCAGTTGGCCCTTAGAAGTAGAGATGATCATGAGAACAATGATGTAAAGAGGCACCTGCAAGAGGATTTCGATGATGATAATCAGGATGCAGAAATGGATGATTTTGATGAGGTTGAGGAAAATCATGCTTTGCGAGGGGATAATGGAGGACCATGTGGAGTACCCTTGGGCTCTACGAAGAGGATGAAACAAAGCCAGAGTCATGAATATGTGAGTTTTGAAAATCCCTCTAATTCTCAGGACTGTATTGGAAGCTCCCAATCTCATCTTCATATTTCCCATGCCGATATGAATAAACCATTCTCTGAAGGCGCACAAGCAACTTGGTTACAGAATCTTAGAGTATACTCACTTCAGttagaagaacaaaggcttcaaaTTCAAGCAGAGATGTTGGACTTGGAGAAACAGCGATCTGAGTGGCAGAGATTTAGCAGGAAGTATGACTGTGACCTGGATAAGCTGAGAATGGAAAATGCGAGGATAAAGATTGAAAACGAGAACATGGATTTAGAACTGAAGCAAAAGGAGTTGGGTGCTGATAGCTTTAAAATGAGCGCATGGCCTTAG
- the LOC131162430 gene encoding uncharacterized protein LOC131162430 isoform X2: protein MIPAAASYGGLEFPGSVRINHHRQHPYSHHQQQQTQPRQSATTHPPMHEAFPLAMGSMQDFEQQTITMANNKRGERERGKHLMSDDEELSFVEDAVTDGHNEVSRSKKGLGSPWHRVKWTDKMVRLLVTAVSYIGEDAASDFGVGGRRKCVVLQKKGKWKSISKVMAEREFFVSPQQCEDKFNDLNKRYKRLNDVLGRGTSCQVVENPALLGLMDHLSEKEKDEVRKILSSKHLFYEEMCSYHNGNRLHLPPDPALQRSLQLALRSRDDHENNDVKRHLQEDFDDDNQDAEMDDFDEVEENHALRGDNGGPCGVPLGSTKRMKQSQSHEYVSFENPSNSQDCIGSSQSHLHISHADMNKPFSEGAQATWLQNLRVYSLQLEEQRLQIQAEMLDLEKQRSEWQRFSRKYDCDLDKLRMENARIKIENENMDLELKQKELGADSFKMSAWP, encoded by the coding sequence ATGATTCCGGCTGCTGCTTCTTATGGCGGTTTGGAGTTCCCAGGTTCAGTTCGAATTAACCATCATCGTCAACACCCGTATTCTCATCATCAACAACAGCAGACGCAGCCTCGTCAGAGTGCTACTACCCATCCCCCCATGCATGAGGCGTTTCCCCTTGCAATGGGAAGCATGCAAGATTTTGAGCAGCAGACTATAACCATGGCCAATAATAAgcggggggagagagagagagggaaacatTTGATGAGTGATGATGAGGAATTGAGCTTTGTTGAAGATGCCGTTACAGATGGTCACAATGAAGTGAGTAGATCAAAGAAGGGGCTGGGATCCCCCTGGCACCGTGTAAAATGGACTGACAAGATGGTAAGACTTTTGGTTACTGCTGTTTCTTACATAGGTGAGGATGCTGCCTCTGATTTCGGTGTTGGGGGGAGAAGGAAATGTGTAGTTCTACAGAAAAAGGGTAAATGGAAATCGATCTCCAAGGTCATGGCTGAAAGGGAATTTTTTGTTTCCCCTCAGCAGTGTGAGGATAAATTCAACGATCTTAATAAAAGGTACAAGAGACTTAATGATGTTCTTGGGAGGGGCACATCTTGCCAAGTTGTTGAGAACCCAGCACTTTTGGGTTTGATGGATCACTTATCTGAGAAAGAAAAAGATGAAGTCAGGAAAATTTTAAGCTCCAAGCATCTGTTTTATGAAGAGATGTGCTCTTATCATAATGGGAACAGATTGCATCTGCCCCCTGATCCAGCATTGCAGCGTTCACTGCAGTTGGCCCTTAGAAGTAGAGATGATCATGAGAACAATGATGTAAAGAGGCACCTGCAAGAGGATTTCGATGATGATAATCAGGATGCAGAAATGGATGATTTTGATGAGGTTGAGGAAAATCATGCTTTGCGAGGGGATAATGGAGGACCATGTGGAGTACCCTTGGGCTCTACGAAGAGGATGAAACAAAGCCAGAGTCATGAATATGTGAGTTTTGAAAATCCCTCTAATTCTCAGGACTGTATTGGAAGCTCCCAATCTCATCTTCATATTTCCCATGCCGATATGAATAAACCATTCTCTGAAGGCGCACAAGCAACTTGGTTACAGAATCTTAGAGTATACTCACTTCAGttagaagaacaaaggcttcaaaTTCAAGCAGAGATGTTGGACTTGGAGAAACAGCGATCTGAGTGGCAGAGATTTAGCAGGAAGTATGACTGTGACCTGGATAAGCTGAGAATGGAAAATGCGAGGATAAAGATTGAAAACGAGAACATGGATTTAGAACTGAAGCAAAAGGAGTTGGGTGCTGATAGCTTTAAAATGAGCGCATGGCCTTAG